In Bdellovibrionota bacterium, one genomic interval encodes:
- the ftsH gene encoding ATP-dependent zinc metalloprotease FtsH, which produces MRSTQKTLALWALLVVVAIILFQFYDQKLQTTITDFNYAKFVEAIKAKEIKPDTVAFNQQTNEITGELKDELKEKYKGAQKFTIVGNTDEQSFKILQENGYTPNYVKNENNGFLQSLFVNWLPLIIIFLMFMFFMRQIQVGGGKAMSFGKSKAKLLTENKNRVTFKDVAGVEEAKDDLTEIIDFLKSPKKFTNLGGRIPKGVLLVGPPGTGKTLLARAVAGEAGVPFYTISGSDFVEMFVGVGASRVRDLFEQGKRSAPCIIFIDEIDAVGRHRGAGMGGGHDEREQTLNQLLVEMDGFESNEGVILIAATNRPDVLDPALLRPGRFDRRVIVGKPDLKGRVEILKVHTRKTPLASEVAIEKVARGTPGFSGADLENLVNEAALMAARHNKKVIDMHDFENARDKVLMGPERKSMVINEDDKKNTAYHEAGHTIMAKKLKHMDPVHKVTIIPRGMALGVTQTLPIDDRVSLTREKAKNMIAMLFGGRAAEEIIFTDFTTGASNDIERATELARKMVCEWGMSDKLGPLHYEKREGHVFLGLNSAQPAREYSEQTGQEIDSEVRKLVKEGHERALTILKENLQALHNLSLALLEKETLDGIEIDMIMEGKTLADIEKERELRAKTLEEQNKKQEEENKKKELEEARLKDELKKPSGGGMGNTGPVTT; this is translated from the coding sequence ATGCGTTCTACTCAAAAAACTCTAGCCTTGTGGGCATTATTGGTTGTTGTAGCAATCATACTTTTTCAATTCTATGATCAAAAACTTCAAACTACGATCACTGATTTTAATTATGCAAAATTCGTGGAAGCGATCAAAGCCAAAGAAATCAAGCCCGACACAGTGGCATTCAACCAACAGACAAATGAAATTACTGGTGAGTTGAAAGACGAGCTTAAAGAAAAATATAAGGGCGCTCAAAAATTCACTATCGTGGGTAACACAGACGAGCAATCGTTTAAGATTTTGCAAGAAAACGGGTATACACCAAACTACGTGAAAAATGAGAATAATGGATTCTTGCAATCACTTTTTGTAAACTGGTTACCGTTGATTATTATTTTCTTAATGTTCATGTTTTTCATGCGCCAAATTCAAGTTGGTGGCGGAAAGGCAATGAGCTTTGGTAAATCTAAAGCAAAACTTCTTACCGAAAATAAAAATCGCGTAACTTTCAAAGACGTTGCTGGTGTGGAAGAAGCCAAAGATGATTTAACTGAAATTATCGACTTTTTAAAATCTCCAAAAAAATTCACAAACCTTGGTGGTAGAATTCCCAAAGGTGTTTTGCTGGTTGGTCCTCCGGGAACAGGTAAAACTTTGCTTGCAAGAGCTGTAGCTGGTGAGGCTGGTGTTCCGTTCTACACGATCTCTGGTTCTGATTTTGTTGAAATGTTTGTAGGTGTCGGAGCATCTAGAGTAAGAGATTTATTTGAACAAGGTAAGCGTAGTGCTCCTTGCATTATCTTTATTGATGAGATCGATGCCGTAGGACGTCATCGTGGTGCCGGCATGGGCGGTGGGCACGATGAAAGAGAGCAAACTCTAAACCAATTATTGGTTGAGATGGATGGATTTGAAAGTAACGAAGGCGTAATCCTTATCGCTGCGACAAACCGTCCGGATGTTTTGGATCCCGCATTGTTGAGACCAGGAAGATTCGATAGAAGAGTTATCGTTGGAAAACCTGATCTTAAAGGCAGAGTTGAAATTCTAAAAGTTCATACAAGAAAAACTCCTTTGGCATCAGAAGTGGCTATCGAAAAAGTAGCGAGAGGAACCCCGGGGTTTTCTGGTGCTGACCTTGAGAACTTAGTGAATGAAGCTGCTCTGATGGCAGCAAGACACAATAAAAAAGTTATCGATATGCATGACTTCGAAAATGCCAGAGATAAAGTTTTGATGGGGCCTGAGAGAAAATCTATGGTGATCAACGAAGATGATAAGAAAAATACAGCTTATCACGAGGCGGGTCACACAATCATGGCTAAAAAGCTAAAGCATATGGACCCAGTTCACAAAGTAACAATCATTCCAAGAGGGATGGCTTTGGGTGTCACTCAAACATTGCCGATCGATGATCGCGTTTCCTTAACAAGAGAAAAAGCTAAAAACATGATTGCGATGCTTTTTGGCGGAAGAGCTGCGGAAGAAATCATTTTTACAGATTTCACGACAGGCGCTTCAAACGATATTGAAAGAGCAACAGAACTTGCGCGCAAGATGGTTTGCGAGTGGGGTATGTCAGATAAACTAGGACCATTGCACTACGAAAAGCGTGAAGGTCATGTGTTCTTAGGTTTAAACTCTGCTCAACCGGCTAGAGAATACTCTGAACAAACTGGTCAAGAAATCGATAGCGAAGTAAGAAAGCTTGTTAAAGAAGGCCACGAAAGAGCTCTCACAATCTTAAAAGAAAATTTACAAGCGTTACATAATCTTTCTCTAGCATTATTAGAAAAAGAAACTCTTGATGGTATTGAAATCGATATGATCATGGAAGGTAAAACTTTAGCAGATATCGAAAAAGAAAGAGAGCTCAGAGCAAAAACTCTAGAAGAGCAAAATAAAAAACAAGAAGAAGAAAATAAGAAAAAAGAACTTGAAGAGGCTCGTTTAAAAGACGAGTTGAAAAAACCTTCAGGTGGAGGAATGGGTAACACCGGTCCAGTAACTACATAA
- the cdaA gene encoding diadenylate cyclase CdaA, with the protein MTFFGRFFENISWILGQVRIWDVLDMLLVWLIVYRILLLIRQTRAIQMLSGLGILAITYVSSHWLDLFTIKWLLENFFDNLFVIVVVLFQNEIRKALAHIGRNPFFSGVSAVEETQVIEELAKCSIQLAQRGYGALIVIEREMGLEEFVEVGTNLDASVSSELLSSIFLPSSPLHDGAVIIRGGRIRAAGCFLPLTKSPQVDKNLGTRHRAAIGLTEETDAIVIVVSEENNFVSVVESGQMSQDLDHKTLRKFLYDAFQMSHEINMERGANV; encoded by the coding sequence ATGACATTTTTTGGCCGCTTCTTTGAAAACATAAGCTGGATCCTCGGACAAGTGAGGATATGGGATGTCTTAGACATGCTCCTCGTTTGGCTTATTGTTTATCGTATTCTTCTATTGATTAGGCAAACTCGCGCTATTCAAATGTTATCAGGTCTTGGAATTTTGGCCATCACTTATGTTTCTTCGCATTGGTTAGATCTTTTTACTATCAAATGGTTATTAGAAAACTTCTTCGATAATTTATTCGTAATCGTTGTTGTTCTCTTTCAAAATGAAATCAGAAAAGCACTTGCACACATTGGTAGAAATCCATTCTTTAGCGGGGTTTCTGCTGTGGAAGAAACGCAAGTTATTGAAGAGCTCGCAAAATGTTCTATTCAGCTTGCACAACGTGGATACGGAGCTCTTATCGTTATTGAAAGAGAGATGGGCTTAGAGGAGTTCGTTGAAGTCGGAACAAATCTCGATGCCTCGGTGAGCAGTGAACTTTTGAGTTCGATCTTCTTACCATCGAGTCCATTACATGATGGTGCCGTTATCATCCGCGGTGGTCGCATTAGAGCGGCAGGATGTTTCTTGCCATTAACTAAGAGTCCTCAGGTGGATAAAAATTTGGGAACTCGTCATAGAGCCGCGATTGGCTTAACGGAAGAAACGGATGCCATTGTGATTGTGGTTTCTGAAGAAAATAATTTTGTGAGCGTTGTTGAGAGCGGTCAGATGTCTCAGGATTTAGATCATAAGACTTTAAGAAAATTCTTATATGATGCATTTCAAATGTCTCATGAGATCAATATGGAAAGAGGCGCCAACGTATGA
- the glmM gene encoding phosphoglucosamine mutase: protein MLESLFGTDGVRGTANTYPITPDIVMKIGQALGYILRKTEGAHKSDNKRVVIGKDTRLSGYMVEMALASGLNSMGVHVQLVGPLPTPGIGFLTQNMRADAGIVISASHNPYHDNGIKIFGPDGFKISEKMEKEIESLVLNENLNALLPKSAGIGRSKRIEDSAGRYIVFVKNTFPLDLTLDGLRIVLDCANGAAYKVGPAILEELGAEVIVLGNKPDGTNINDKCGALHPNSLSQNVVQYRADCGISLDGDADRVILADEKGTIVNGDHILAICALDMKERGQLKNDTVVATEMSNFGLEKMLKNNNIHLLKTNVGDKYVVQEMRKGGFSIGGEQSGHIIFLDHSTTGDGLIAALKVLAVMKRSNRKLSDLSSVMTDMPQILKNLRVAKRKPLEEISGYQDLHDKISKELKGQGRIFVRFSGTEPLIRVLVEGPDQKMIRKYADDMASLLEKSLS, encoded by the coding sequence ATGTTGGAAAGTTTATTTGGGACGGATGGAGTTAGGGGAACGGCGAACACTTATCCTATCACACCAGACATTGTGATGAAGATTGGGCAAGCTCTTGGTTATATCTTGAGAAAAACCGAAGGCGCTCACAAATCAGATAACAAAAGAGTGGTCATCGGAAAAGACACAAGGCTTTCTGGTTATATGGTAGAGATGGCTTTAGCTTCAGGATTAAACTCTATGGGCGTGCATGTGCAACTTGTTGGGCCACTACCAACTCCAGGAATTGGTTTCTTAACTCAGAACATGAGAGCGGATGCGGGGATTGTCATATCTGCTTCGCACAATCCTTACCATGATAATGGAATTAAAATTTTTGGTCCGGATGGTTTTAAAATTTCAGAAAAAATGGAAAAAGAAATTGAGTCTTTAGTTTTAAATGAAAACTTAAATGCACTTCTCCCAAAATCAGCAGGAATTGGTAGATCAAAACGCATTGAGGATTCTGCCGGTAGATATATTGTGTTTGTGAAAAACACATTTCCTCTAGATTTAACTCTCGATGGTTTAAGGATTGTTTTGGATTGCGCAAATGGAGCTGCTTACAAAGTAGGGCCTGCCATCTTAGAAGAATTGGGTGCCGAAGTTATCGTTCTGGGCAATAAGCCCGATGGAACAAATATCAATGACAAGTGCGGAGCTTTACATCCTAATTCGCTTTCACAGAACGTAGTTCAGTACAGAGCAGATTGTGGAATCAGTCTTGATGGTGATGCGGACAGAGTAATCCTAGCGGATGAAAAGGGAACTATCGTTAATGGCGATCATATTCTTGCCATCTGTGCTTTGGATATGAAAGAGCGCGGTCAATTAAAGAATGATACCGTTGTAGCCACAGAAATGTCTAATTTCGGTTTAGAAAAAATGTTGAAGAATAATAATATCCATCTTTTAAAAACAAACGTAGGTGATAAGTATGTTGTTCAAGAGATGAGAAAAGGTGGTTTTTCAATTGGCGGTGAGCAGTCCGGTCATATTATATTCTTAGACCATTCGACAACTGGTGACGGGCTTATTGCGGCTTTAAAAGTTTTAGCTGTAATGAAGAGATCAAACAGAAAATTATCTGATCTTAGTAGCGTAATGACAGACATGCCACAAATTTTAAAAAATCTTAGAGTGGCCAAGAGAAAACCGCTTGAAGAAATCAGCGGTTATCAAGACCTTCACGATAAGATTTCAAAAGAGCTAAAAGGCCAAGGGAGAATCTTTGTGAGATTTTCTGGAACAGAGCCTCTCATCAGAGTTTTGGTGGAAGGCCCAGATCAAAAAATGATCCGTAAATATGCTGATGATATGGCAAGCCTCTTAGAGAAATCACTTTCTTAA
- a CDS encoding pyridoxine 5'-phosphate synthase, with product MTKIRLGVNLDHVATLRQVRGGTTVYPDLLKQLEIATFAGADQVTIHLREDRRHIQDKDVKDVCHHAKIPVNLEMAVTEEMTKIALKYKPTYVCLVPEKRQELTTEGGLDVVKKKKQITALIQKLSKKGIKASTFIAPNKKQVLASKEAGAFACEFHTGHWVQLKGAKKEKEWMKLIEAALYCHELGMNVHAGHGLDYITTQEIKSLPFLEEVNIGHFLVCEALEVGMFESVSKMKQILI from the coding sequence ATGACCAAGATAAGATTGGGTGTAAATTTAGATCATGTTGCTACGCTTCGCCAGGTGAGGGGAGGGACTACGGTTTATCCAGATCTTTTGAAGCAGTTAGAGATTGCTACTTTTGCTGGTGCCGACCAGGTGACCATTCACCTTAGAGAAGATCGTCGTCATATCCAGGATAAAGACGTAAAAGATGTCTGTCATCATGCCAAAATTCCTGTGAATCTAGAGATGGCGGTGACGGAGGAAATGACGAAGATTGCCCTCAAATACAAACCTACCTATGTGTGTTTGGTTCCGGAAAAACGCCAAGAGCTAACAACGGAAGGTGGCCTTGACGTTGTTAAAAAGAAAAAACAGATCACCGCACTCATTCAAAAGCTTTCTAAAAAAGGAATTAAAGCATCCACTTTTATTGCTCCAAACAAAAAGCAGGTTTTGGCCTCTAAAGAAGCTGGAGCTTTTGCTTGCGAGTTTCACACGGGACATTGGGTGCAATTGAAGGGCGCTAAAAAAGAGAAAGAATGGATGAAGTTGATAGAAGCCGCGCTATATTGCCATGAATTGGGAATGAATGTGCATGCAGGGCATGGTCTAGACTACATTACCACTCAAGAGATCAAATCCCTTCCATTCTTGGAAGAGGTCAACATCGGACACTTTCTGGTTTGTGAAGCTCTAGAGGTTGGAATGTTCGAAAGCGTTTCAAAAATGAAGCAGATTTTAATCTAA
- the tsaE gene encoding tRNA (adenosine(37)-N6)-threonylcarbamoyltransferase complex ATPase subunit type 1 TsaE yields MIINSLEDLKQWLKKNLIAQLTPKTLVLLEGEMGVGKTQMVKLFCEQFGCYNEVSSPTFAIIQEYPSALGVIHHADLYRIESNDELENTGFWEIFNKSPDVSKGGVIFIEWSQKMDISRIPKGWKIIRIKYEFADASSGSRKIELSLL; encoded by the coding sequence ATGATTATCAATTCACTAGAAGATTTAAAGCAATGGTTGAAGAAAAATCTGATTGCCCAACTGACTCCCAAAACTCTTGTTTTATTGGAAGGTGAAATGGGGGTTGGGAAGACTCAGATGGTAAAGCTATTTTGCGAGCAATTTGGTTGCTATAACGAGGTTTCTTCACCCACATTCGCAATTATCCAAGAATACCCATCAGCCCTCGGAGTGATCCATCACGCCGATCTTTACCGCATCGAAAGTAATGATGAACTTGAGAACACCGGGTTTTGGGAGATCTTTAACAAATCGCCGGATGTCTCTAAAGGTGGTGTGATCTTTATTGAATGGTCACAAAAAATGGATATTTCGAGAATTCCAAAAGGCTGGAAAATCATAAGAATTAAATACGAGTTTGCTGACGCTTCTAGTGGAAGTAGAAAAATTGAACTGAGCCTTCTGTAA
- a CDS encoding DUF4105 domain-containing protein, which produces MKFYLFILLSLFVGASTLGSNALASPLDDANMKTLAHSKEWLRFLNYKKGLFGYKSEADGKNFFLSAKGKTNPKDELKALAFELMSRKAVTNDHARCRFPARSQFLSEKLGIPLAKEDVCTEYQKFKKSLDAESVSLVFSAYYINNPSSVFGHTFLRVNKHKEKNNFQNTELLDLGVNFAANPWTKNPIVYTFGGIVGMFPGIYSTMPYYYKVREYNDFESRDLWSYKLDFTNEEVERLVRHLWELGQTDYDYFFFTENCSYHIFTALEAAAPRFNLTDGLPYWVIPSDTVLITAKEKGLLKEVSFRPSIRNIFLTRYESLTKEERAEFLALSNSRSREVPKTFSEASRVKIIDTLIDWIEYKHSGKVNDEKTDEYQWKKDLLVKRVELPPQENEIKVTEPVSKPHDGHGSQRLGIEPGYSEMFESFQRYHVRFALHDLLDPDFGYPENAQIEFFNTIFQSSNDFKKWDLYQWTLVSVRSMAPFETFEKRPSWDMSFGVKSYQDDKCAFCQGGYFQSSWGLATNLSKFTLYAMGSLDLSYSQKFDDNNFRAQVGPKVGILFRPKIDFKVQLEGTWLWDPIEEYDSYQGELSLRKALSKEYAIGASGKIRNDITEGSVQFFYFH; this is translated from the coding sequence ATGAAATTTTATCTTTTCATTCTACTATCTCTCTTCGTTGGAGCTTCAACATTAGGCTCTAACGCTCTAGCCTCACCTCTTGATGATGCTAATATGAAAACTCTTGCCCACAGCAAAGAGTGGCTTAGATTTCTTAATTATAAAAAAGGATTGTTTGGTTATAAGTCAGAAGCTGACGGGAAGAATTTCTTTTTAAGTGCCAAAGGGAAAACAAATCCCAAAGATGAATTGAAAGCTTTGGCTTTTGAATTGATGTCTCGAAAAGCGGTTACTAACGATCACGCTAGATGCCGCTTCCCCGCTAGATCCCAATTCTTATCTGAGAAGCTTGGGATACCTCTCGCCAAAGAAGATGTTTGTACTGAATATCAGAAATTCAAAAAAAGTTTAGATGCAGAGAGCGTTTCTTTAGTTTTCTCAGCCTACTACATCAATAATCCCTCTTCTGTCTTCGGACATACCTTCTTGAGAGTGAATAAACATAAAGAAAAGAATAATTTTCAAAATACCGAGCTCTTAGATCTCGGAGTTAACTTTGCAGCCAACCCTTGGACAAAAAATCCCATCGTTTACACTTTTGGTGGAATCGTGGGAATGTTCCCTGGAATTTACTCTACAATGCCTTACTACTATAAAGTGAGAGAGTATAACGACTTTGAGTCGAGAGATCTCTGGTCTTACAAATTGGATTTTACCAACGAGGAAGTCGAAAGACTTGTCAGACATTTATGGGAATTAGGACAAACGGATTACGATTACTTTTTCTTTACCGAGAATTGCTCTTACCATATCTTTACGGCTCTCGAAGCTGCAGCTCCCCGTTTTAATTTAACCGATGGACTTCCTTACTGGGTGATTCCTTCCGACACGGTTCTTATTACGGCAAAGGAAAAAGGATTATTAAAAGAAGTCAGCTTTAGACCCTCCATTAGAAATATTTTTCTTACACGCTATGAATCCTTAACCAAAGAAGAACGCGCAGAGTTCTTGGCTTTAAGTAATTCAAGGTCTAGAGAAGTTCCAAAAACCTTCTCTGAAGCTTCGAGAGTTAAAATCATTGATACTCTGATTGATTGGATTGAATACAAACACTCGGGCAAAGTGAATGACGAAAAGACTGACGAGTACCAATGGAAGAAAGATTTACTAGTTAAAAGAGTCGAACTTCCTCCACAAGAGAATGAAATCAAAGTTACAGAGCCTGTATCAAAACCTCACGACGGTCACGGATCTCAGCGTTTAGGGATTGAGCCGGGCTACAGTGAAATGTTTGAATCTTTCCAACGTTATCACGTAAGATTCGCCCTTCATGACTTACTGGACCCTGATTTCGGTTATCCCGAAAACGCGCAGATTGAGTTCTTCAATACGATCTTTCAATCCAGCAATGACTTTAAAAAATGGGATCTCTATCAGTGGACTCTGGTGAGCGTTCGAAGCATGGCCCCTTTTGAAACTTTTGAAAAACGTCCTTCATGGGATATGTCTTTTGGGGTGAAATCCTACCAAGATGATAAGTGCGCTTTCTGCCAAGGCGGATATTTCCAGTCCAGTTGGGGGCTAGCAACGAATCTTTCGAAGTTTACTTTGTATGCCATGGGGTCCCTTGATCTTTCTTACTCGCAAAAGTTCGATGACAATAACTTCCGAGCGCAAGTCGGACCGAAAGTTGGAATCCTTTTTAGACCAAAAATTGATTTCAAGGTTCAGCTTGAAGGCACTTGGCTTTGGGATCCAATTGAAGAGTATGATTCATATCAAGGGGAGCTTTCTTTAAGGAAAGCTTTAAGCAAAGAATACGCTATTGGGGCTAGTGGAAAAATCAGAAATGATATTACAGAAGGCTCAGTTCAATTTTTCTACTTCCACTAG
- a CDS encoding DUF3015 family protein, with protein sequence MRKLLIAIAFLSFGSAHAAGYGVAGCGLGSIVFKDEKGPVQIIAATLNGTGVQTFGITTGTSNCNDGANLIKAYIETNHEAIKTAAARGQGEALVGLAKVYNCQNTEALSSALRTNYNNVFNSSSATQTQSGIESVIRMNPELNTSCGNLS encoded by the coding sequence ATGAGAAAATTACTTATCGCTATCGCTTTCTTATCATTCGGTTCTGCACATGCTGCAGGATACGGTGTTGCTGGATGCGGACTTGGTTCAATCGTTTTCAAAGACGAAAAAGGACCTGTTCAAATCATCGCTGCTACATTGAACGGAACAGGAGTTCAAACTTTCGGTATCACTACTGGAACTTCGAACTGCAACGACGGTGCTAACCTTATTAAGGCTTACATCGAAACAAATCACGAAGCTATCAAGACAGCTGCAGCACGCGGTCAAGGTGAAGCTCTTGTAGGGCTAGCAAAAGTTTATAACTGCCAAAACACAGAAGCTTTGTCTAGCGCTTTAAGAACTAACTACAACAACGTATTTAATTCTAGCAGCGCTACACAAACTCAATCTGGAATTGAATCTGTAATCAGAATGAATCCAGAATTGAATACTTCTTGCGGCAATTTATCATAA
- a CDS encoding alpha/beta fold hydrolase produces MGCSSLLYYPTKVVHYEPAQLGLVPIENEMEVDLGVKIHGWYLKSKAKNPKGVLVFFHGNAQNLTSHYISLSWILKEGYDYYIWDYRSYGKSSGEPSPQNTVSDGKEIIKYIYNKNPKLPLYVFAQSLGGIIAMRAVIDLKGEIPIKAMIVDSTAQSYQSVGRDILSKHWLTWIFQPLSYVLISDKYAPEDRVGEISPIPLLVIHGTKDQVISYKFGEEIFKDAKDPKEFISIENGTHIDSFWGKGAEIARKKFLDFVQKY; encoded by the coding sequence ATGGGATGTAGTAGCCTTTTGTATTATCCGACAAAAGTTGTTCATTATGAACCGGCACAATTAGGTCTAGTCCCAATAGAGAATGAAATGGAAGTGGATCTAGGAGTGAAGATTCATGGCTGGTACCTCAAGTCCAAAGCAAAAAATCCCAAGGGTGTCTTAGTGTTCTTTCATGGGAATGCACAAAATCTCACTTCACATTACATTTCACTCTCGTGGATTTTAAAAGAAGGTTATGACTATTACATTTGGGATTATCGCAGTTACGGAAAATCGAGCGGTGAGCCATCACCTCAAAACACGGTCTCGGATGGAAAAGAAATCATCAAGTACATCTATAATAAAAATCCGAAACTCCCACTCTATGTTTTCGCACAAAGTTTGGGTGGAATAATTGCAATGAGAGCGGTGATTGATCTTAAAGGTGAAATTCCAATCAAGGCCATGATTGTGGATTCAACAGCTCAAAGTTATCAAAGTGTTGGTCGAGATATTTTAAGTAAACATTGGTTAACTTGGATTTTCCAACCACTATCGTATGTGCTGATCAGTGATAAGTACGCACCTGAAGATCGTGTGGGAGAAATTTCTCCCATTCCACTTTTGGTCATTCATGGAACCAAAGATCAAGTCATCAGCTATAAATTTGGTGAAGAAATTTTTAAAGACGCGAAAGATCCTAAGGAATTTATTTCTATCGAAAACGGCACACACATCGATTCTTTCTGGGGAAAGGGAGCAGAGATCGCCCGCAAAAAATTCCTAGACTTCGTTCAGAAATATTAG
- a CDS encoding transporter, which yields MKRENPKQNSRQNNSNQLDLDQYLLIPIFLILLIIATTEARATETSATQMSKAKIEDIAPAASAKKLALTLTLEHASDLKSKANPDRDESTSLIIQPKYNMSETAFLEGRIDLVQNYDSEKRTGVTNSVIILSPTKIDLSKEIAFMPEVSVSLPTDEKIRDDESYQGSVTLRPSVLYSSEAVKGLAILNRVYINKNFHQYELKRDFSANAEYSIRNRFAVVYNFTEKFALELVNDYTRSWTYNGYSKDAFYLAQALGYEFAKDWNVSVSHKNEGSARGPNNNGENIELFAQKSSYLSLGLAHVF from the coding sequence TTGAAGAGGGAAAATCCAAAACAAAATTCTAGGCAAAATAATTCCAATCAATTAGATTTGGATCAATACCTATTGATTCCAATTTTTTTAATTCTTTTGATCATTGCGACAACAGAAGCGAGAGCCACGGAAACCTCGGCGACCCAAATGAGCAAAGCAAAAATCGAAGACATTGCTCCTGCGGCCTCAGCTAAAAAATTAGCTTTAACGCTTACCCTCGAGCACGCTTCAGATTTAAAATCAAAAGCAAACCCAGATAGAGACGAGTCTACAAGTCTGATCATTCAACCTAAATACAATATGTCTGAGACTGCATTTCTAGAAGGTAGAATCGACTTGGTCCAAAACTACGACAGTGAAAAAAGAACCGGTGTTACAAACTCAGTCATTATCTTGTCACCGACAAAAATTGATCTTTCAAAAGAAATTGCATTTATGCCGGAAGTATCAGTGTCGCTTCCTACCGATGAAAAAATCAGAGATGATGAATCTTATCAAGGATCAGTTACGTTAAGACCAAGTGTTCTGTACTCTTCAGAAGCTGTAAAAGGTTTGGCTATATTGAACAGAGTTTACATCAACAAAAATTTTCATCAATACGAATTGAAAAGAGATTTTTCGGCCAACGCAGAGTACTCCATCAGAAATAGATTTGCGGTAGTTTATAATTTTACCGAAAAATTTGCCCTAGAGCTCGTGAATGATTACACGCGCTCTTGGACTTACAATGGTTATTCAAAAGATGCATTCTATTTGGCGCAAGCTTTAGGTTATGAATTTGCAAAAGATTGGAACGTATCGGTATCGCACAAGAATGAAGGTTCTGCCCGTGGACCCAACAACAACGGGGAAAATATTGAGTTGTTTGCACAAAAAAGTTCGTATTTATCACTGGGGTTAGCGCATGTTTTTTAA